One Mycobacterium paraseoulense genomic window, CAGAACTTCGGCGCCTACGACCAAGAAATCTTTCTGACGCTCAAGGAGTTTGAGCCCAGTTTCGTCCGCGGGGGCGACATGGCCGCGGCCTTCCTGGCCGGCGACCAGCAGCCTGACCTCAAGGACAGGGGCGAATCGTCGATGGCGGCGTCGCTCGGCCGCGGCGACCCGCGCGGCTTCGAGGTCAGCTACGGGGCGTTCGCCGTCAACGGACGGATGCTGGGTCACGGCGACCCCATCCGGGTGCGGACCGGTCAGCGGGTGCTGCTGCACGTGCTGAACGGCAGCGCCACCGAGACCCGCAGCCTGGCGTTGCCCGGTCACACCTTCACCGTGGTCGCGCTCGACGGCAACCCGGTGCCCAACCCCGCGCCGGTCCCGGTGCTGTGGCTCGGTGCGGCCGAACGCATTTCGGCGCTGGTGTCCATGACCAACCCGGGGGTGTGGGTGCTGGGAGACGTGTCCGACGACGACCGCGAGCACGGGATGGGCGTCGTCGTGGAATACGCCGGGCGCGCCGGGGATCCGCAGTGGGCGCCGCCGCCGCCGTTCACGTGGGACTACCGGCTGTTCGCGCGGCCCGCGCCCGTCCCGCCGCCCGACCACACGATCGAGCTGCTGATCGAGAAGCGCAACGCCGCCGACAACGGGTTCAACGTGTGGACCTTCAACGGCACACCGTTTTCCATGAACACCAACCGTCCGGTGCTCAACCTGGAACGCGACAGGCGCTACCGGCTGCGCTTCCGCAACGCCAGCGACGACCTGCACCCGATGCACCTACACCGGCACACGTTCGAAATCACCCGATTCGCCGGCGCGCCAACGGCCGGCGTGCGCAAGGACGTCGCGATGCTGGGCGGCTACCAGAGCATGGACGTCGACTTCGTCGCCGACCAGCCCGGCCTGTCGCTGCTGCATTGCCACCAGCAGATCCACATGGATTACGGCCTCATGCTGCTGCTCGACGCCGGCTGACCCGGCGACCGCTCACCCCAGCGGATTGTTCTCCCGCACACCGCGATACATGCCCCACCGCACGATCCACGGCATCACCACGCGCTCGACCGACCACGACGGGAACCGGAACGCGTGGCCGCTGGGCAGAAAGACCTCCAGCCCGTCGGGCTGGACGCCCACCAGCGAACCCCACCGCCGCTGGGGCGCCCGGTAAGCGCCCAGCCGCCCGCCGCTGAGTTCGGCGCGGACGTTGCGGGCCACCAGCGCGTCCCCGCGGTTGCGGGCCGAGCTGCGCAGGGGATCGGTCGCCGCCACGTCGCCCACCGCGAAGACGCCCCGGTGACCCGGCACCCGCAGCTCCGGCGTCACGCGGACGAACCCGCGCTCGTCGAGCAGTTCCCGGGGCAACCACTCGGTATTGGGCCGCACCCGCCCGATCGCCCACAACACCGCGTCGGCGCGCGCGGGGGACTGCCCGGTGCTCCAGCGCACCGGTTCGCCGGTGATCTCGTCGTCGGCGAACCCGTCGGGCAGCACGGCGCGGTGGCCCGGATGAATGCCCACGCCCAGGGCGCTGAGCCGTCCGTGAAGCCGGCTCCAGATGCGCGGGTGGTGCCCCTCAAGCGCGGATGTCCCCGGGAAGTACAGGTCGATCCGCTTGCCCGGCCAGGTGGTGGCCATGTTGAGCGCGCTGCTCACCGCCGCCGCGCCGCCGCCCACCACGATGATCGAGCCGGCCGCGGCCAGCCGGTCGTGCGCGGCCCGCAGTTCCGCGCCGACCTCGGCGGCCGACTGCAGGGTCGGGCGGCGCCAGAATCCGTTGCTCACCCCCGTCGAGATGACCAGCGCGTCGTACTCCTCGGCGAGCGCCCCGCCGTCGGCGCGTTTGCCCACGACCGTGCGGGCGGCCAGGTCCACGCCGGTCAGCTCGGCCTGCACCGTCCGCACCCGGTCCAGGCGCCGGAACCTGTCGAACGGAATCCAGTAATCGCGGGCCCAATCGTCCGGGCGGGAGAGCCGAACGCCGAGTTCCTGACCGCTGACCAGCGCGGGCTTGGCGGAGATGCCGACGACGTCGGCGTACCCGGACAGCCGGATGGCGGCCAACACACCCGCGTCTCCGAGCCCGGCAATGACGACACGCTTGCGGTTCATGCCGTTATCCTGCCTGGGACGAAGTTCGGGCCCGCCCACCGCTCGACCGATTGCCAGGAGCGCTTCACTTGATCATCTCGCCCCGGAGCGGTCGCGCCGAACGCGTTACCGACGTGCGGTCGTCGATGCACCCCCGCGCCCGCGCCGCCCTGCGCGCCGCCGTACGCGCGTCCGCCCCGCGCCCGGCCGCCGCCCGGCGGGCCGCCGCGGACTTCGAGAAGCCGGACCTGGGGGCCGCGGTGCTCGCGGAGATCCGGTGGGCCTTCACCCCGCCCCGGACCTGGTTGATGGGGGTGGTCGCGAACGTGCTCTTCGCCGCGGTGTGGCTGCTGGTGCAGCCGCTGACCATCGGCCGCCACCACACCGACTGGGTGATCCTGGTGGGCACCTACTTCTCGTCGTGGGTGCTGGCCGACGTCACCACCACCAACCTGCTCGGCGCCGACCACTACCGGGTCCGGGAGGCGTTGGCCGACGGCGTCCCCATCGGGCGCATCCTGCTGGTCAAGAACCTCGCCCTGCTCGCGATCGTCGGGCTGCCCACCTTGGCGGCCGCGATGGTGTTGACGCTGTGCCTGGAAACGCCCGGGCGGCTGGCGATCACGGTCCCGACCGTCGCCGTGCCCATCCTGTCCTGGCTCGGGTTGGGCAACCTCATCTCGGTGCTGCACCCGGTCAGCGTCGAGCCGCTGACCCGGCGGTGGCGAGAGCGCGGCGACCGGCGCAGCACCGGCAGCTGGCTGGCGGCCCTGACGCTGCCGTACGCGGTGTACTACGTCGCCGATCCGATGAACGGGGTCGACCACAAAGTGCTCTGGAACCAGGTGCCCTCGCTGATCTGGCCGGTGTTCGGTCGCGACACCAAGAGCGTCGTGCACCTGGCCATCGCCGTGGCCATCTGGTTCGCCGGCACGGTCGCCGCGGTGGCGTGGGTGCGCAGGCGCGGGGTGACGATCAGGTGAGCGGCTAGGGCACTTTGGGCTTGATCTCCTCGATCACCCATTGCGCGTAATCGAGGTATTCGTCGACGCCGCCGACGGCGGGGATGGGCACGGCGCTGATCGTCACGCCCTGGTTGGCGAGCCAGCCCAACCGGTCGACGATCTCGCCGGCGCTCATGCCGGGGCGCCCATTCGGATCGTCGCGTGCGACGTGTCCTTCACCCACCCGGTTCGTGCTCAGCCCGTGCATCACCTCGAACGGCCGGCCGTCATAACAGGGCTGGGACTTGATGTAGTCGAGCTTTTCGGCGATCTGTTCGGGTGGCGTCAGGAACGGCCACCAGCCGGACGCGTACCTGGCGGCCCTGCGCAGCGGGGCATCGGCGTCGCCGCCGATCCAGATCGGAAGGTGGGGCTTTTGAACCGGTTTCGGCTCGAACGCGATGCCGTCGAACGACACGTAGCGGCCCTCGAATCGCGGGGTGTCACTGGTCCACAGGTCGACGATGGCCGCCAGGTACTCGTCGGCGATGCGGCCCCTTTCGCCGAACGGCACCCCGAGGAGCTCGAATTCCCGTGCCAGCCAGCCGACGCCGAAGGTGACCATCATCCGGCCGCCGCTCATCCAGTCCGCGGTGGCCAGCGCCTTGGCCAAGCCGATCGGCTCGTGCAACGGCAGGATGGTGACGCAGGAGTTGACGACGACCCGTTCGGTCGCGCCCGCGATGTAGGCCTGGGCGGCCGTCGAATGCAGGTAATGGGGCCCGGAGAGCTTCACGTGCTCGGCCGGGATCACGAGATGCTCGGGGACGGCGATCATGTCGTAGCCCCACCGGTCGGCGCACTTGACCATGCGGGTCTGGTCGGGTCCGGTGACCCCGGCTTCCCAGGGTTGCGTCATCGCCGGCAGGCGCACCGTGTGGGGAAGGGGGAAGGCGAATTTCATGGTGGTTTCCTCCAAAGCCCATCACGCATGCCCGGGGACCGGCTGTCTCCCTTGCGGGCGTCGCCCACAACACCGCATCCCGCCCAGCGGTCCGCGTCAAACAGATCCTCGTCGCGGGTTGTTAACCTTGCGCCGTGGCCTCCGAACCGGACCCTACCGGCCAGTCGAAGGCGGCGCTTGCCGCCACGAGTTGGGCGCTGCTGGGCATGATGTCCTACGAGGAGGAGGTCTCCGGCTACGACCTGAAAAAGTGGATCGACTGGAGCGTCGATCTGTACTACTGGAGTCCGTCGTACAGCCAGATCTACACCGAGCTGAAGAAGCTCGAGGGGCTTGGCCTGGTGACCTCACGCGTCGAGCGCGACGAAGGTCCGCGCAGCCGCCGGCTCTACAGGATCACGCCGGCCGGGATGGCCGCCGTCACCGACTGGACCAACAACGCCCCGGTGGACCCCCCGGTGCTCAAGCACAGCGTCCTGCTGCGGGTGACGTTTGGTCACCTCAGCAACCCGGCCCGGCTCAAGGAGCTGCTCCAGGAACACGTCGCCTACGCCGAGGCCAGGCACCGCAAGGCGGTTGAGGACGCCGACGGCGCCGAGGCCCAACCCGCATGGGCGTATTCGGTGATCGCGCTTCGCTGGGCGGCCAAGTACTACGCTGCGGAGCGCGAATTCGCGCTCGAACTGATGAAGGACATCGACGAGGCGGACGCCATTCTGAAGAAGGCGGCGAAGGGGGGCTTCGGGCAGCCGCGCCCGATGCCCGGCTACTGGCGTGAGGTCGAGAAGCAGGTCGAGGCCAAACGCAAAGCGGACTAGCGCGTCGCGTCCCGCGCCGCCGCATCGCGGGCCGCGATGAAGCCGTACACCAGGCCCTGGGCGATCGTCGCCCCCGCGCCCGGGTACGTCGTGCCGAACGCGTTGGCGGCGGTGTTGCCGATCGCATACAGGCCGGCGATCACGCTTCCATCCTCGCGGAGCACGCGTGCGCGCTCGTCGGCCTTCAGCCCGCCGCACGTGCCCAGGTCGCTGAGCACCATCTTCACGGCGTAGAACGGGCCGTTGACCAACGGGCGCAGATTGGGGTTCGGCTTGATCGTGGGGTCGCCGTAGTAGCGGTCATAGGCGCTGCGCCCTCGGCCGAAGTCGGGATCCTCACCGGCGGCGGCGTTTTGGTTGAACCGCGTCATCGTCTCGCGGAATTCCGGCACCGACACGTTCATCCGGGCACCCAGCTCGCCGAGGTTGTCCGCCCGCACCGCGATGCCCGCGCCGTACCAGGCTTGCGGGATGCGCATGCGCGGGAACAGTTCGGCGCCAAAGACATAACTGTTGCGGTACTGCTGGTCGAACACGATCCACATCGCGTCCACGGGGCTGCCCGACCGCTCCAGCTCGAGCAGCCGCTGGCCGAACGACATGTAATCCGCGGACTCGTTGGCGAATCGGTGGCCGTTTTGGTCGACGATGAGGCTGCCGGGCAGTGAACGTTCGGCCAGCATTACCGCCGGCGCCTTGCCCGGCAGGGGCGCGATGGCGGGAAACCACCAGGCTTGATCCATCAAAGCGATATCGGCGCCGAATTCCTGCCCCGCGCGAATGCCGTCGCCCGTATTGGATTGGGCCCCCAGGCTCAGATGGGCGCCCAGCGACTCGGACTGGAACTTCCACCGCATGTCCATGCTGTGGTCGAAACCGCCCGTTGCCAGCACCACTCCGCGCCGGGCGGTGATCGTCACCTCGCGCCCCTCATGGTCGACAACCGCGCCAGTCACCCGCTGCCCGTCGCCTTGCAGGCGAACGAGCGGGCAGTCGGTCCACACCGGGATACCGGCGCGCAGCACCCCGGCGAACAGCCCGGCCATCAGACCCTGGCCACCCGCGGCGTAGCGCCGACCGATCAGCCTCCCGCCGAAGCCCTGGGCCACCCGCTTGCCGAACGTGGGGATGCCCTTGCGCGGCACCCGGGTCACGAGGTTCATCCACCGGTAGTCGGCGCCGGTCGTCGGTATCGAGACGCCGGCCTCAAGCACGCCGGGCCGCAACCGGGTGCGGTACCGGCCGAGGATCGAGGTGTCGAACGGGTGGCATTCGCACGTCCGGCCCGCCGCGCTGCCACCCGGTTCCTCGGGGTGGTAGTCGGAGTAGTCGCGGGCCCAGAACAGCCGCAGCGGCGTCGCTCGGCGAAGCATGTCGACCGTCGCCGGGACGTGGGCCACGAATTCGGCCGATCGCTGCGGCGGGGCCGAACCCGCCACCACCGAGGCCAGATACGCGGCGGCGCGCTCGGGGGAGTCCCCGGCGCCGGCGTCTCGCAGAATGGGACTGACGGGTAGCCACAACGCGCCGCCCGACCGGGCTGTGGACCCGCCCACGTAGGACGACTTCTCCGCGATCAGCACCGACAGCCCGAGTTCGTGGGCGGCCAGTGCCGCGGCCATCCCGGTCCCGGACCCGACCACCAGCAGGTCGACCGTCATATCGGCCACGGGTAGCCCGGCGGGAATCGTCGTGCTCTGGGGGTTCACGCGCAAAACCGTATGCCCAGGCCGCCCGGCAACGGAAGAGCCGTCCTGATCAGTGGGAACAAGCGGCCCCGCAAACGGGGGCACGGGAGTTAAATCATCCCTATGACGACGCAGTCCGAGGTCGACGAGGTTCGGCTGATTGAAGCGCAGGCGGTGCCGGCGCGGTTCGCCCGCGGCTGGCACTGCCTGGGCCTGATTCGGGATTTCGGTGATGGCAAGCCGCACGCCGTCAATGCCTTCGGACAAAAGCTCGTTGTCTTCCGCAGCGCGAACGGCACCATCAACGTCCTTGACGCCTTCTGCCGGCATATGGGCGGTGATCTCTCGCAGGGCGAAGTCAAGGGCGACGAGATCGCCTGCCCGTTCCACGACTGGCGCTGGGGCGGTGACGGGCGGTGCAAGCAGGTGCCCTACAGCCGGCGGACGCCGAAGCTGGCGCGCACCGCGGCGTGGACCACGCTGCAGCAGGACGGGATGTTGTTCGTGTGGAACGACCCGGAACGCAAACCGCCGCCCGCGGAGGTCACGATCCCGCGCATCGAGGGTGCCACCAGCGACGAGTGGACCGACTGGCACTGGTACACCACGGTCGTGCACAGCAATTGTCGCGAGATCATCGACAACGTGGTGGACATGGCCCACTTCTTCTACATCCACGGCTCGTTGCCCACCTATTTCAAGAACATCTTCGAGGGGCAGGTGGCCACGCAGTACATGAACGGCGGTAGCCGGCCCGACATCGGCAGCCCCGAGGGGACGACGATGCTGGGGACCACGTCGGTGGCGTCCTACTACGGGCCGTCTTTCATGATCGACGACCTGACCTACCACTACACCGACGGCGACGCCAAGACGATCCTGATCAACTGCCATTATCCGATCGACGCGAATTCCTTTGTGCTGCAATATGGCATCATCGTCAAGAAGTCGGACAAGTTGCCCGGCGATGAGGCGCTGAAGACCGCGATCAGTCTGGGCGACTTCGTCAAGATCGGTTTCGAGCAGGACGTGCAGATCTGGCGGCACAAGGCGCGCATCGACAACCCGCTTCTGGTCGAGGAGGACGGGCCGGTCTACCAGTTGCGTCGCTGGTACCAGCAGTTCTACGTCGACGCCGCCGACGTGCAACCGGACATGGTGGATCGCTTCGAGTTCGAGCTCGACACCACCCGGCCCTACGAGGCGTGGATGAAAGAGGTCGAGGCCAACATGGCCGCGCAGGGTGCCGGTTCGGCGTGATGTCGCTCGATTCGTCCGTGCGGCACGACAATCGCCTCGACGACATGCCCATGGTGCCCATTGCGTGCGGCAGCTGCGGGGCACAGGTGTTGGTCCGCAAGAGCAGCTGGAACCAGACCAGCGTGCAGTGGAACGCCGATGCGACGGGCCGGTGCGTCGAGCGTGCCGAAGCGCAGCGGATTTCCACGCCCGGCGGTCGCGGTGTGTTCCTGGCGTGTTCGGCGTTGCGGGAGTCGATGCTCGAAGCCGTGCGACGTGGCGGTTTGGCCATCGTCGACGAAACCACTTGACCCTCATTCCGCCGAAAGTTCACGTAACCAAGTCGACGTGCGGCGGTGCGGCGATCACATCATGCGAGCTGAAAGGCGCTGACGGGCGCCTCATCGGGGTAGGCGGCGGGGCCGCCCAGGTCGTAGCCGGCGTTGAGCGCGCTGATGAACCCTGGGTCGTGTAGCGGTTCGCTGGGAATGTCGAGCTTGATGCCCCGGCCGTTGAGGTCGTCGACCATGATGTCGATGGCCTTCTCGATAGTCAGGTCGTGCGAGCCCTCCATGTTCTTCTTCAGCTCGTCCTGGTCGGTGAACACCTCGGCGGACCAGTGCACCAGGAACCGCAGTTGGTCGGTGTGGTGGCGGGCTATCACCTCGTCGCCATTCTTGAGCAACCACTGATCGCGGTCACCGGGATCACCGGTGAAGACGGTGTCGAAGGACAAGCCGGCCGGAATCTGTTCCTGCAGTGGTCCGTTCGCCTCGCCACGATGCACCATCATTTCGTTCTGCACCACCACCCCACGGTTGTTGATCGGCGGCAGAACGCGTTTGGGGGCCTTGAGCGGCCCGTCGGGCCAGTAGGTGAATCCGCTCCCGGGGTCGAGGGAGAACCACGTGATCACCTGCGCCATCTTGATCAGGTAGTCGCCGA contains:
- a CDS encoding multicopper oxidase family protein is translated as MSLDRRDFFRWGGLAALAASGAACAHPAPSGGKADYTLRIGTGAVELAPGHVVSTLTYNGQFPGPLLRFTQGRRTTVDVFNDTDSPEQLHWHGQHVGVDVDGSAEEGTPYVPARGMRRVSFVPGPAGFRFYHTHVVPRADLSRGQYSGLVGPVYIEPKQNFGAYDQEIFLTLKEFEPSFVRGGDMAAAFLAGDQQPDLKDRGESSMAASLGRGDPRGFEVSYGAFAVNGRMLGHGDPIRVRTGQRVLLHVLNGSATETRSLALPGHTFTVVALDGNPVPNPAPVPVLWLGAAERISALVSMTNPGVWVLGDVSDDDREHGMGVVVEYAGRAGDPQWAPPPPFTWDYRLFARPAPVPPPDHTIELLIEKRNAADNGFNVWTFNGTPFSMNTNRPVLNLERDRRYRLRFRNASDDLHPMHLHRHTFEITRFAGAPTAGVRKDVAMLGGYQSMDVDFVADQPGLSLLHCHQQIHMDYGLMLLLDAG
- a CDS encoding FAD-dependent oxidoreductase codes for the protein MNRKRVVIAGLGDAGVLAAIRLSGYADVVGISAKPALVSGQELGVRLSRPDDWARDYWIPFDRFRRLDRVRTVQAELTGVDLAARTVVGKRADGGALAEEYDALVISTGVSNGFWRRPTLQSAAEVGAELRAAHDRLAAAGSIIVVGGGAAAVSSALNMATTWPGKRIDLYFPGTSALEGHHPRIWSRLHGRLSALGVGIHPGHRAVLPDGFADDEITGEPVRWSTGQSPARADAVLWAIGRVRPNTEWLPRELLDERGFVRVTPELRVPGHRGVFAVGDVAATDPLRSSARNRGDALVARNVRAELSGGRLGAYRAPQRRWGSLVGVQPDGLEVFLPSGHAFRFPSWSVERVVMPWIVRWGMYRGVRENNPLG
- a CDS encoding TIGR03619 family F420-dependent LLM class oxidoreductase, whose translation is MKFAFPLPHTVRLPAMTQPWEAGVTGPDQTRMVKCADRWGYDMIAVPEHLVIPAEHVKLSGPHYLHSTAAQAYIAGATERVVVNSCVTILPLHEPIGLAKALATADWMSGGRMMVTFGVGWLAREFELLGVPFGERGRIADEYLAAIVDLWTSDTPRFEGRYVSFDGIAFEPKPVQKPHLPIWIGGDADAPLRRAARYASGWWPFLTPPEQIAEKLDYIKSQPCYDGRPFEVMHGLSTNRVGEGHVARDDPNGRPGMSAGEIVDRLGWLANQGVTISAVPIPAVGGVDEYLDYAQWVIEEIKPKVP
- a CDS encoding PadR family transcriptional regulator, whose protein sequence is MASEPDPTGQSKAALAATSWALLGMMSYEEEVSGYDLKKWIDWSVDLYYWSPSYSQIYTELKKLEGLGLVTSRVERDEGPRSRRLYRITPAGMAAVTDWTNNAPVDPPVLKHSVLLRVTFGHLSNPARLKELLQEHVAYAEARHRKAVEDADGAEAQPAWAYSVIALRWAAKYYAAEREFALELMKDIDEADAILKKAAKGGFGQPRPMPGYWREVEKQVEAKRKAD
- a CDS encoding 3-ketosteroid-delta-1-dehydrogenase → MNPQSTTIPAGLPVADMTVDLLVVGSGTGMAAALAAHELGLSVLIAEKSSYVGGSTARSGGALWLPVSPILRDAGAGDSPERAAAYLASVVAGSAPPQRSAEFVAHVPATVDMLRRATPLRLFWARDYSDYHPEEPGGSAAGRTCECHPFDTSILGRYRTRLRPGVLEAGVSIPTTGADYRWMNLVTRVPRKGIPTFGKRVAQGFGGRLIGRRYAAGGQGLMAGLFAGVLRAGIPVWTDCPLVRLQGDGQRVTGAVVDHEGREVTITARRGVVLATGGFDHSMDMRWKFQSESLGAHLSLGAQSNTGDGIRAGQEFGADIALMDQAWWFPAIAPLPGKAPAVMLAERSLPGSLIVDQNGHRFANESADYMSFGQRLLELERSGSPVDAMWIVFDQQYRNSYVFGAELFPRMRIPQAWYGAGIAVRADNLGELGARMNVSVPEFRETMTRFNQNAAAGEDPDFGRGRSAYDRYYGDPTIKPNPNLRPLVNGPFYAVKMVLSDLGTCGGLKADERARVLREDGSVIAGLYAIGNTAANAFGTTYPGAGATIAQGLVYGFIAARDAAARDATR
- a CDS encoding Rieske 2Fe-2S domain-containing protein translates to MTTQSEVDEVRLIEAQAVPARFARGWHCLGLIRDFGDGKPHAVNAFGQKLVVFRSANGTINVLDAFCRHMGGDLSQGEVKGDEIACPFHDWRWGGDGRCKQVPYSRRTPKLARTAAWTTLQQDGMLFVWNDPERKPPPAEVTIPRIEGATSDEWTDWHWYTTVVHSNCREIIDNVVDMAHFFYIHGSLPTYFKNIFEGQVATQYMNGGSRPDIGSPEGTTMLGTTSVASYYGPSFMIDDLTYHYTDGDAKTILINCHYPIDANSFVLQYGIIVKKSDKLPGDEALKTAISLGDFVKIGFEQDVQIWRHKARIDNPLLVEEDGPVYQLRRWYQQFYVDAADVQPDMVDRFEFELDTTRPYEAWMKEVEANMAAQGAGSA
- a CDS encoding ferredoxin, whose product is MSLDSSVRHDNRLDDMPMVPIACGSCGAQVLVRKSSWNQTSVQWNADATGRCVERAEAQRISTPGGRGVFLACSALRESMLEAVRRGGLAIVDETT